The following are from one region of the Staphylococcus argenteus genome:
- the parC gene encoding DNA topoisomerase IV subunit A: MSEVIQDLSLEDVLGDRFGRYSKYIIQERALPDVRDGLKPVQRRILYAMYSSGNTHDKNFRKSAKTVGDVIGQYHPHGDSSVYEAMVRLSQDWKLRHVLIEMHGNNGSIDNDPPAAMRYTEAKLSQLAEELLRDINKETVSFIPNYDDTTLEPMVLPSRFPNLLVNGSTGISAGYATDIPPHNLAEVIQATLKYIENPDISVSQLMKYIKGPDFPTGGIIQGIDGIKKAYESGKGRIIVRSKVDEETLRNGRKQLIITEIPYEVNKSSLVKRIDELRADKKVDGIVEVRDETDRTGLRIAIELKKDVNSESIKNYLYKNSDLQISYNFNMVAISDGRPKLMGIRQIIDSYLNHQIEVVANRTKFELDNAEKRMHIVEGLIKALSILDQVIELIRSSKNKRDAKENLIDVYDFTEEQAEAIVMLQLYRLTNTDIVALQEEHKELEALIQQLRHILDNHDALLNVIKEELTEIKKKFKSDRLSQIEAEIAEIKIDKEVMVPSEEVILSMTRHGYIKRTSVRSFNASGVAEIGLKDGDSLLKHQEVNTQDTVLVFTNKGRYLFIPVHKLADIRWKELGQHVSQIVPIEEDEMVINVFNEKDFNTNAFYVFATQNGMIKKSTVPQFKTTRYNKPLVATKLKDSDELISVMRFDKDQLITVITNKGMSLTYNTSELSDTGLRAAGVKSINLKDEDYVIMTEGISEKDSILMATQRGSLKRIGFKVLQVAKRAQRGLTLLKELKKNPHRIVAAHVVTNEHNQYTLYSKSNEEHGLINDIHKSEQYTNGSFIVDTDDFGIVTDMYID; the protein is encoded by the coding sequence GTGAGTGAAGTAATTCAAGATTTATCACTTGAAGATGTTTTAGGTGATCGCTTTGGAAGATATAGTAAATATATTATTCAAGAGCGTGCATTGCCTGATGTCCGCGATGGCTTAAAACCAGTACAACGTCGTATTTTATATGCAATGTATTCAAGTGGTAATACACACGATAAAAATTTCCGTAAAAGTGCCAAAACAGTCGGTGATGTTATTGGTCAGTATCATCCACATGGAGACTCCTCAGTGTATGAAGCAATGGTTCGTTTAAGTCAAGACTGGAAATTACGTCACGTCTTAATAGAGATGCATGGTAACAATGGTAGTATCGATAATGATCCACCTGCAGCAATGCGTTATACAGAGGCTAAGTTGAGTCAGTTAGCAGAAGAATTATTGCGTGATATCAATAAGGAAACAGTTTCGTTTATTCCTAACTATGATGATACGACACTTGAACCAATGGTCTTACCGTCAAGATTTCCTAATTTATTAGTGAATGGTTCTACAGGTATTTCAGCTGGTTACGCTACTGATATTCCACCACATAATTTAGCTGAAGTAATTCAAGCGACTTTAAAATATATTGAAAATCCAGATATTTCAGTGAGCCAATTAATGAAATATATTAAAGGTCCGGATTTTCCAACAGGCGGTATTATTCAAGGAATTGATGGAATTAAAAAGGCTTATGAATCAGGTAAAGGTCGTATTATTGTACGTTCAAAAGTAGATGAAGAGACTTTACGTAATGGTCGTAAACAATTAATTATTACGGAAATTCCTTATGAAGTGAACAAAAGTAGTTTAGTAAAACGTATTGACGAACTTCGCGCTGATAAAAAAGTTGATGGTATTGTTGAAGTTCGTGATGAGACAGACAGAACAGGTTTACGTATTGCTATCGAATTAAAAAAAGATGTTAATAGTGAATCAATTAAAAATTATCTTTATAAGAACTCTGATTTACAAATTTCTTACAATTTTAATATGGTTGCAATTAGTGATGGACGTCCCAAATTAATGGGAATTCGTCAAATCATCGACAGTTACTTAAATCATCAAATTGAAGTTGTAGCTAATAGAACAAAATTTGAATTAGACAATGCTGAAAAACGTATGCATATTGTTGAAGGTTTGATTAAAGCATTATCCATTTTAGATCAAGTAATTGAATTGATTCGCAGTTCTAAAAATAAGCGAGATGCTAAAGAAAACTTGATTGATGTTTATGACTTTACTGAAGAACAAGCTGAAGCTATTGTGATGTTACAATTGTATCGTTTAACGAACACTGATATTGTTGCTTTGCAAGAAGAACATAAAGAGCTTGAAGCGTTAATTCAACAATTACGTCATATTCTTGATAATCACGATGCACTATTAAATGTTATCAAAGAGGAACTGACTGAAATTAAGAAAAAATTCAAATCTGATCGTTTATCACAAATTGAAGCTGAAATAGCTGAAATTAAAATTGATAAAGAAGTTATGGTTCCAAGCGAAGAAGTTATTTTAAGTATGACGCGTCATGGATACATTAAACGTACATCAGTGAGAAGTTTTAACGCTAGTGGTGTAGCTGAAATAGGCTTAAAAGATGGCGATAGTTTACTCAAACATCAAGAGGTAAATACGCAAGATACTGTATTAGTGTTTACTAATAAAGGTCGTTATCTATTTATACCAGTTCATAAATTAGCAGATATTCGATGGAAAGAATTAGGACAACATGTATCACAAATCGTTCCAATAGAAGAAGATGAAATGGTTATTAATGTCTTTAATGAAAAAGACTTTAATACAAATGCATTTTATGTGTTTGCTACTCAAAATGGTATGATTAAGAAAAGTACAGTACCTCAATTCAAAACAACACGCTATAATAAACCATTAGTAGCTACGAAACTTAAAGATAGTGATGAGTTAATTAGTGTGATGCGTTTTGATAAAGATCAGTTAATCACAGTCATTACAAATAAAGGTATGTCGCTTACTTATAATACTAGTGAATTATCTGATACGGGATTGAGAGCAGCAGGTGTCAAATCTATTAATCTTAAAGATGAAGATTATGTTATTATGACAGAAGGTATTTCTGAAAAAGACAGTATTTTAATGGCTACTCAGCGTGGCTCTTTAAAACGTATAGGTTTTAAAGTTTTACAAGTTGCTAAGCGAGCACAAAGAGGATTAACTTTATTGAAAGAATTAAAGAAAAATCCTCATCGTATAGTTGCTGCACATGTTGTAACAAATGAGCATAATCAATATACTTTGTATTCAAAATCGAATGAAGAACACGGATTAATCAATGATATCCATAAATCAGAACAATATACAAATGGCTCTTTTATAGTTGATACAGATGATTTCGGGATAGTAACTGATATGTATATCGATTAA
- the parE gene encoding DNA topoisomerase IV subunit B: MNKQNNYSDDSIQVLEGLEAVRKRPGMYIGSTDKRGLHHLVYEIVDNSVDEVLNGYGNEIDVTINQDGSISIEDNGRGMPTGIHKSGKPTVEVIFTVLHAGGKFGQGGYKTSGGLHGVGASVVNALSEWVEVEIHRDGNIYHQSFKNGGTPTSGLVKKGKTKKTGTKVTFKPDGTIFKASTSFNFDVLSERLQESAFLLKNLKISLKDLRSGKEREEYYHYEEGIKEFVSYVNEGKEVLHDVATFSGEANGIEVDVAFQYNDQYSESILSFVNNVRTKDGGTHEVGFKTAMTRVFNDYARRINELKTKDKNLDGNDIREGLTAVVSVRIPEELLQFEGQTKSKLGTSEARSAVDSVVAEKLPFYLEEKGQLSKSLVKKAIKAQQAREAARKAREDARSGKKNKRKDTLLSGKLTPAQSKNTEKNELYLVEGDSAGGSAKLGRDRKFQAILPLRGKIINTEKARLEDIFKNEEINTIIHTIGAGVGTDFKIEDSNYNRVIIMTDADTDGAHIQVLLLTFFFKYMKPLVQAGRVFIALPPLYKLEKGKGKAKRIEYAWTDEELNKLQKELGKGFTLQRYKGLGEMNPEQLWETTMNPETRTLIRVQVEDEVRSSKRVTTLMGDKVQPRREWIEKHVEFGMQEDQSILDNSEVQVLENDQFDEEEI, from the coding sequence ATGAATAAACAAAATAATTATTCAGATGATTCAATACAGGTTTTAGAGGGGTTAGAAGCAGTTCGTAAAAGACCTGGTATGTATATTGGATCTACTGATAAAAGGGGATTACATCATCTAGTATATGAAATTGTCGATAACTCCGTCGATGAAGTTTTGAATGGTTACGGTAATGAAATTGATGTAACAATAAATCAAGATGGTAGTATTTCTATAGAAGATAATGGACGTGGTATGCCAACCGGTATTCATAAATCAGGTAAGCCAACTGTCGAAGTTATTTTCACTGTTTTACATGCAGGTGGAAAATTTGGGCAAGGTGGCTATAAAACATCTGGTGGACTACATGGTGTAGGTGCTTCAGTTGTAAATGCTTTAAGTGAGTGGGTTGAAGTTGAAATTCATAGAGATGGAAATATATATCATCAAAGTTTTAAAAATGGTGGGACACCAACGTCTGGGTTAGTTAAAAAAGGTAAGACTAAAAAAACTGGCACAAAAGTAACATTTAAACCAGATGGTACTATTTTCAAAGCATCTACATCATTTAACTTTGATGTATTAAGTGAGAGACTTCAAGAATCAGCTTTTTTACTTAAAAATTTAAAAATATCACTTAAAGACTTGCGTAGTGGTAAAGAACGTGAAGAATACTATCACTATGAGGAAGGTATTAAAGAATTTGTTAGTTATGTAAATGAAGGTAAAGAAGTACTTCATGATGTCGCTACATTTTCAGGAGAAGCAAACGGTATAGAAGTTGATGTAGCTTTCCAATATAACGATCAATACTCTGAAAGTATTTTAAGTTTTGTAAATAATGTGCGTACTAAAGATGGTGGTACACATGAAGTCGGATTTAAAACGGCAATGACGCGTGTGTTTAACGACTATGCACGTCGTATAAATGAATTGAAAACTAAAGATAAAAACTTAGATGGTAATGATATTCGTGAAGGTTTGACTGCAGTTGTATCTGTTCGTATTCCTGAAGAGTTATTGCAATTTGAAGGGCAAACAAAATCTAAATTAGGTACATCAGAAGCAAGAAGTGCTGTTGATTCAGTAGTTGCAGAAAAACTACCATTTTATCTAGAAGAAAAAGGACAACTTTCTAAATCCCTTGTTAAAAAAGCAATTAAAGCACAACAAGCTAGAGAAGCAGCGCGTAAAGCACGTGAAGATGCACGTTCAGGTAAGAAAAATAAACGTAAAGATACATTGTTGTCAGGCAAATTAACGCCAGCACAGAGTAAAAATACTGAAAAAAATGAACTATATTTAGTCGAGGGTGATTCTGCTGGTGGTTCTGCAAAATTAGGGCGAGATCGTAAATTCCAAGCAATTCTACCTTTGCGTGGTAAAATTATAAATACTGAAAAAGCACGACTTGAAGACATTTTCAAAAATGAAGAAATCAACACCATTATTCACACAATTGGAGCAGGTGTTGGTACAGATTTTAAAATTGAAGATAGTAACTATAACCGTGTTATTATCATGACTGATGCAGATACTGATGGCGCTCATATCCAAGTACTGTTATTAACGTTCTTCTTCAAATATATGAAGCCACTTGTTCAAGCAGGACGTGTATTTATAGCATTACCACCACTTTATAAATTGGAAAAAGGTAAAGGTAAGGCAAAACGAATTGAATATGCATGGACTGATGAAGAACTAAATAAATTACAAAAAGAACTTGGCAAAGGTTTTACATTACAACGTTATAAAGGTTTAGGTGAGATGAACCCTGAACAGTTATGGGAAACAACAATGAATCCTGAAACACGTACTTTAATACGTGTTCAAGTTGAAGATGAAGTACGTTCATCTAAACGAGTAACAACGTTGATGGGTGACAAAGTTCAACCTAGACGTGAGTGGATTGAAAAGCATGTTGAATTTGGTATGCAAGAAGACCAAAGTATTTTAGATAATTCTGAAGTACAAGTTCTTGAAAACGATCAATTTGATGAGGAGGAAATCTAG